The sequence below is a genomic window from Actinomycetota bacterium.
CAGCTCGTGCGCGTTTCCCTCAGCCTCCGCACCGGACAACGACTCCAGCGGCGCCTCCGGCAGGCCCGCATCGGCCGCGGTGATCGAGGACCTGGTCACCGAGCCCGCGTCCACCGTGAACACGGTGTTGTCCCCCTGGAGCGTCAACTCGTCGGCCCCGTCTGCTCCGTGGACCACGAGAGCGCGCTCGACGCCCAGCCGGGCCAGTGCATGGGCCACGACCTCCACGCGCCCGGGGTCGCCCACCCCGACCAGCTGGAAGCTCGGACGCGCGGGGTTCGTCAGGGGGCCGAGCAGGTTAAACGACGTCGGGATCCGAAGCTCCGTGCGCAGCGGCATCAGCCGGGCCATCGCCGGGTGGAACGCCGGCGCGAACATAAAGCCGATCCCGGCTTCGTCGATGCACCGCTCCACCTGCTTCGGGGTGAGGTCCAGGCGCACGCCTAGCGCCTCGAGGACGTCGGCCGAGCCCGTCCGGCTGGAGACGGCCCGGTTGCCGTGTTTGGCCACCGGGAGCCCGGCTCCCGCCACCACAAAGGCCGCGGCGGTGGAGACGTTGAGGGTCCCCTTTCGGTCGCCGCCGGTGCCGCACGTGTCCACCAGTCCGGTGGCCGCCGGCCTCACCGGCAGGGCTCGGTCGCGCATCGCGGAGGCGAGCCCGGCGAGCTCGTCCGCGGTCTCGCCCTTCATGCGCAGCGCGACCAGAAAGGCGGCCACGGCTCCGGGAGAAGCGTCTGCCGCGACTATCTGCTCGACGGCGGCGACACACTCGTCAAAACCGAGATCGGCGCCGTCGACCAGCTTGCGAAGGGAGTCGAGCAGCGACATCGGTCAACTCTACCGACCACCATGCGCGAGCCTGATCGTCAACCACAGGGTTGCGCAAAATCGCGAACAAGTCGCCGGCCCAAGCTTCAGGTGTAGCTGCGGGCAGCCTCCAAGGCCACGCGGCCCGCCCGTTCCACCGACGCCGGCTGAACCCGGTCGAAGGTGTCGCCCGGCGAGTGGACGACCGGGTCCTCGCCC
It includes:
- the trpD gene encoding anthranilate phosphoribosyltransferase: MSLLDSLRKLVDGADLGFDECVAAVEQIVAADASPGAVAAFLVALRMKGETADELAGLASAMRDRALPVRPAATGLVDTCGTGGDRKGTLNVSTAAAFVVAGAGLPVAKHGNRAVSSRTGSADVLEALGVRLDLTPKQVERCIDEAGIGFMFAPAFHPAMARLMPLRTELRIPTSFNLLGPLTNPARPSFQLVGVGDPGRVEVVAHALARLGVERALVVHGADGADELTLQGDNTVFTVDAGSVTRSSITAADAGLPEAPLESLSGAEAEGNAHELRDVLDGRPGAFRDCVLLNAGAAFVAAGAADDVREGAVLAAKSIDSGEAAAALERLVDLSRSLP